A window from Solanum stenotomum isolate F172 chromosome 5, ASM1918654v1, whole genome shotgun sequence encodes these proteins:
- the LOC125866348 gene encoding BTB/POZ domain and ankyrin repeat-containing protein COCH-like, with amino-acid sequence MTPEDSLRTLSLDYLNLLINGQAFSDVTFSVEGRLVHAHRCILAARSLFFRKFFCGPESSSVSGPRLGPFGAGAGLASSPRGTTTSCSQVIPVNTVGYEVFLLMLQFLYSGQVSIVPQKHEPRPNCGERSCWHTHCTAAVDLALDTLTAARSFGVEQLALLTQKHLISMVEKASIEDVMKVLIASRKQDMHQLWTTCSHLVAKSGLPPEILTKHLPIDVVAKIEDLRLKSSISRRSLIPHHHHHHHQQHQMSSNIELEDQKIRRMRRALDSSDVELVKLMVMGEGLNLDESLALHYAVENCSREVVKALLELGAADVNYQAGPSCKSPLHLAAEMVSPDMVAVLLDHHADPNIQTVDGITPLDILRTLTSDFLFKGAIPGLTHIEPNKLRLCLELVQSAAMVISREEGEANNNQSSENMYTHVREDHSSSTSSGNNNLNLDSRMVYLNLGANVATHHQMACKMNNNEGDHDCSRSHNNQNPSTMYHHHHSHEY; translated from the exons ATGACTCCTGAAGATTCCTTAAGAACTCTCTCTTTAGATTATCTAAATCTCCTCATCAATGGTCAAGCTTTTAGTGATGTTACTTTTAGTGTTGAAGGTCGTTTAGTACATGCTCATAGATGCATCTTAGCTGCTAGAAGTCTCTTCTTTCGCAAATTCTTCTGCGGGCCGGAGTCATCTTCTGTCTCCGGCCCGCGGTTGGGCCCGTTCGGCGCTGGCGCTGGACTAGCGTCGTCGCCGAGGGGCACAACAACAAGTTGTTCACAAGTAATACCTGTGAACACTGTAGGGTATGAGGTATTTTTATTGATGTTACAATTTTTGTATAGTGGACAAGTTTCAATTGTGCCACAAAAACATGAACCAAGGCCTAATTGTGGTGAAAGAAGCTGTTGGCATACACATTGCACTGCAGCCGTTGATCTTGCACTTGATACACTTACAGCCGCTAGATCTTTTGGAGTTGAACAACTTGCTTTGCTTACTcag AAGCATTTGATAAGCATGGTGGAGAAAGCTTCAATTGAGGATGTGATGAAAGTTTTAATAGCTTCAAGAAAACAAGACATGCATCAACTTTGGACTACTTGTTCTCATTTGGTTGCAAAATCAGGCCTCCCACCTGAAATCCTAACCAAACACCTCCCTATTGATGTTGTTGCTAAAATCGAAGATCTCCGTCTCAAATCCTCTATATCGCGAAGATCTTTAATCCCTCATCATCATCACCATCATCACCAGCAACATCAAATGTCCTCGAACATTGAGCTCGAGGACCAAAAGATCCGACGAATGAGACGAGCGCTCGATTCGTCGGACGTTGAACTAGTCAAACTTATGGTAATGGGAGAAGGGTTAAATCTTGACGAGTCACTCGCCTTACATTACGCGGTTGAAAATTGTAGCCGCGAAGTTGTAAAGGCTTTACTAGAGCTCGGCGCGGCCGATGTTAATTATCAGGCCGGGCCGAGCTGTAAAAGCCCGTTACACTTAGCGGCCGAAATGGTCTCACCAGATATGGTTGCGGTTCTTCTAGATCATCATGCTGACCCGAATATCCAAACGGTGGATGGGATCACTCCACTTGATATTCTACGAACCCTAACGTCCGATTTTTTATTCAAAGGTGCGATCCCGGGTCTAACTCATATCGAACCAAATAAACTACGTCTATGTCTTGAGTTAGTTCAATCCGCGGCTATGGTAATTTCGCGAGAGGAGGGTGAAGCGAATAATAATCAATCTTCGGAGAACATGTATACACATGTTCGCGAAGATCATAGTTCGAGTACGAGCAGTGGAAACAACAACTTGAATTTGGATTCAAGAATGGTGTATTTGAATCTTGGTGCAAATGTAGCAACTCATCATCAAATGGCATGCAAAATGAATAATAATGAAGGTGATCATGATTGCAGCAGAAGCCACAATAATCAGAATCCATCAACAATGTACCATCATCATCATTCTC